The proteins below are encoded in one region of Helianthus annuus cultivar XRQ/B chromosome 2, HanXRQr2.0-SUNRISE, whole genome shotgun sequence:
- the LOC110939944 gene encoding protein NLP7, with product MIDCKDQQTMLGSLLTSMKQHFRSLKVANGEEIGKDGSFVESIKASVNGDAIDSGVSESGISNGGPLIMGPNAINGNCGKSETVETNKKSEKKRGKAEKSISFEVLQQHFAGSLKDAAKNLGVCPTTMKRICRQHGISRWPSRKINKVNRSLTKLKRVIESVQGGEGTFTLPSLTTTQLPLGVDSPFSPTAPNGSPTNQHGSPWSKPFDRCPKNNQGPTIQTSGSRETSIGSPNSQRSCQEETTKPFRGMLTADAGSSHDLTSLCPVTEPLEKVQELAPNAQPFTARPETKTITIKASYKEDIIRFRLAANSGIFTLKEEVAKRLKLDAGTFDVKYLDDDHEWVLIACDADLQECVDLSGCNIIRLSVHDLSTNFGSSCESSG from the exons ATGATTGACTGTAAAGATCAACAAACGATGTTGGGATCGCTGTTGACTTCCATGAAGCAGCATTTTCGTAGTCTTAAGGTTGCTAACGGTGAAGAAATAGGGAAAGACGGTAGCTTCGTTGAAAGTATTAAAGCATCTGTGAATGGTGATGCTATTGATTCAGGCGTATCGGAATCTGGAATATCTAATGGAGGGCCGTTGATTATGGGACCAAATGCAATAAATGGAAATTGTGGTAAATCGGAGACGGTTGAAACAAACAAAAAATCAGAAAAGAAACGAGGGAAAGCGGAGAAATCGATTAGTTTCGAGGTTCTTCAACAACATTTTGCTGGTAGTCTTAAAGACGCTGCAAAGAATCTCGGTG TTTGCCCAACTACAATGAAACGAATATGCCGACAACATGGGATCTCAaggtggccatctcgtaagattaACAAGGTTAACCGCTCACTTACAAAGCTAAAACGAGTGATTGAGTCGGTACAAGGTGGCGAAGGAACGTTCACTCTTCCTTCGTTGACAACCACCCAACTCCCACTTGGCGTTGACTCCCCATTTTCGCCAACGGCTCCAAACGGTTCACCAACTAACCAACACGGTTCACCATGGTCCAAACCATTTGACCGTTGTCCAAAGAACAATCAAGGTCCAACCATTCAAACATCTGGCAGCCGAGAAACCAGCATCGGTAGTCCAAATTCTCAAAGATCTTGCCAAG AAGAAACAACAAAACCATTTAGAGGAATGTTAACCGCGGATGCCGGAAGCTCACATGATTTAACAAGCCTTTGTCCAGTCACAGAGCCTCTTGAAAAGGTACAAGAACTTGCTCCAAATGCACAACCTTTCACAGCCAGGCCGGAAACAAAAACAATAACGATAAAGGCGAGTTACAAAGAAGATATAATCAGGTTTCGTTTGGCTGCAAACTCGGGTATATTCACACTGAAAGAAGAAGTTGCAAAGAGGCTGAAGTTGGATGCGGGTACATTCGATGTAAAGTATCTTGATGATGATCATGAATGGGTTTTAATAGCGTGTGATGCAGATTTACAAGAATGTGTTGACTTGTCCGGGTGCAACATAATTAGGCTTTCGGTTCATGATTTGTCGACAAATTTTGGGAGCTCGTGTGAGAGTTCAGGTTAA
- the LOC110942638 gene encoding uncharacterized protein LOC110942638 produces MDVVDACGRSGGLVNIWDKKIFKKVDGIKNGNFLVTSGYIKGVENVINIMNVYAPQKTIEKRTLWEAIAAVKRNSNGWWIVLGDFNSVRSREERRNTKFDAGSAEDFNVFIEDSELQEYTMQGKRFTFLAGKGNGLKMIKIDRVLVCSEPFRWFNSWLEIDGCIDVVKDAVSGVEFVGPPDMILSKKLMLIRDKLKEWKNVWSKKQGEEVDTMRAEKEKLEDIMECRDLEEEEMWVWSECSRRVEEWEAHRLQDLKQKSRVKWPMFGDDNSAFFHGIVNGRKAANSIPGLEINGKWISKPSLVKKEVYKHFRDHFRDNNKDRPLLVVDNLKLSRLQAKIF; encoded by the exons ATGGACGTTGTTGATGCTTGTGGTAGATCTGGTGGTTTGGTGAACATATGGGATAAGAAAATATTTAAGAAAGTCGATGGTATTAAGAATGGAAATTTCTTGGTAACTAGTGGTTATATAAAAGGAGTTGAGAATGTGATTAATATTATGAATGTGTATGCGCCTCAAAAAACTATTGAAAAGAGGACTCTATGGGAAGCTATAGCGGCAGTAAAAAGAAACTCGAATGGGTGGTGGATTGTGTTAGGGGATTTTAATTCAGTTAGAAGTAGAGAGGAAAGGAGGAATACTAAGTTCGACGCAGGTAGTGCTGAGGACTTTAACGTTTTTATTGAAGATTCTGAGTTGCAGGAGTATACTATGCAGGGGAAGCGATTTACATTCCTAGCTGGAAAAGGTAATGGATTGAAAATGATCAAAATTGATAGGGTGCTTGTGTGTAGTGAG CCATTTCGGTGGTTCAACTCTTGGTTAGAAATAGATGGTTGTATCGATGTTGTTAAAGACGCTGTGAGCGGGGTGGAGTTTGTTGGCCCTCCTGATATGATTTTATCTAAAAAGCTTATGTTGATTCGTGACAAGCTAAAGGAGTGGAAAAATGTTTGGTCAAAAAAACAAGGAGAGGAAGTAGACACGATGAGGGCTGAGAAAGAAAAATTGGAAGACATTATGGAATGTAGAGATTTAGAGGAGGAGGAAATGTGGGTTTGGTCCGAATGTAGTAGACGGGTTGAAGAATGGGAAGCTCATAGATTACAGGATTTAAAGCAAAAATCAAGGGTGAAATGGCCGATGTTTGGGGATGACAACTCTGCGTTCTTCCATGGTATTGTAAATGGTAGGAAGGCCGCCAATTCCATCCCAGGTTTGGAAATCAATGGGAAATGGATCTCAAAGCCGAGTTTAGTAAAGAAAGAGGTGTACAAACATTTTAGAGATCATTTCCGTGATAATAATAAAGACCGGCCTTTGCTTGTGGTTGATAATTTGAAACTGTCTCGGCTACAAGCAAAGATTTTTTAA